The DNA segment GTATCCGGCAGAATATCGACCATAGTTTCTAATAAAGGCGAAATGGTAAATGCAGGATATCCCATGATGACCATTCAAAAAGACGATTCATTTTTTGTGAAATTTAATCTCCGTCAGAACCAGATGGCAAAAATTGATAAGGGGAGTATGGTAACGATGAAAATTCCCGGCTGTATTCCGGAAACCGTGAAAGGTAAAGTTTCTGAACTGGCTCCGGCATTAGGGTATGCAGATTGGGTCCCTGAAAAACAGAACGGAGAATTTGAGCTGAGAACTTTCCAGATCAAAGTAAAGCCCGAAAATCCGAAAGCCATAAAAGGGCTTCGCTCGGGAATGACAGCACAGCTTATCTTACCTTAATTTAAACTTTTTAAGCTTGAAAAAAATCAGCATCATCATGGTACGCGAATGGAAACGGATTTTTTCGATTCCTAATTTCTACGTGGTATTGCTAATTATTCCGCCCATTATTTTCCTGTTTTACGGTTTTATTTATCAGAAACAATTTGCCAGGGAACTTCCGATGGCGGTTTGGGACGAAGACAAGTCCTCTGTTTCCAGAACGCTCACGGATATGATGGAGCAGAATGAAAACATCCATTTTACTCATGTTGTTTTCAGCAATGCGGAAATTGAACAACTGATGAAAGAAGGGAAAATTTTCGGAGCCGTTCATTTCCCGAAAAATATGGAAGCGGATGCCAAGAAAAATCATCAGTCGAATATCACATTGTATACCAATGGCGCTTACCTTGTTCCTGCAAAAATGATTTATAAAGGTGCTGCCGAAATCATCATTAAAGGAGGCCTTGCGGTGGTGCTTCAAAAAGCGGAAAAGCAGGGAATGGCAGCTGATAAAGCCAATGCTCTTGTACAGCCTGTTAAACTCAACACAACGGTTCTGTATAATCCGGAATTCAATTATCAGATGTATCTTACCCCGGGGCTAGTTACCGTAGGCTTGCAGATGGCGTTAATTGTCGCTTCCGTTCTTATTCTTAATCTCGAATTTAAAAAAGAAACAATAGACAGTCTGCTGAAAATTTCAGCTTCATCTTCACAGATCATTACCGGAAAGTTACTGGCTCATCTTTGTATAGCCTGGTTATTATTTATCCTCATCAGTTTTGTGGTGTTTCCTGTTTTTGATCTAGGAAAACCGGAGACGGATTTCAGCTTTTTCATATTATATACATTACTGGCTCTTTCATGCATTGGGATCGGAATGATGCTTTCCGCGATTTCAGACAACCTTCTTTTTGTGGTGGATGTAGCACTTTTTTTTACTTCACCGGCATTTGTGTTCAGTGGTTTTACGTTTCCAAGATGGGCAATGCCGTGGTACGATCAGCTGTACGCAGACATCATGCCTTATACACATTTTCTGGATGGTTTCATCAAACTTTATTTTATGGAACTTCCCATTGGATATGCCATTCCGGAGATGGTAAGGCTCCTGGTTTTTATAGGAATTACTTTTCCGGTGGCCATCATATTTTTTCAGAGAA comes from the Chryseobacterium nepalense genome and includes:
- a CDS encoding ABC transporter permease; translation: MKKISIIMVREWKRIFSIPNFYVVLLIIPPIIFLFYGFIYQKQFARELPMAVWDEDKSSVSRTLTDMMEQNENIHFTHVVFSNAEIEQLMKEGKIFGAVHFPKNMEADAKKNHQSNITLYTNGAYLVPAKMIYKGAAEIIIKGGLAVVLQKAEKQGMAADKANALVQPVKLNTTVLYNPEFNYQMYLTPGLVTVGLQMALIVASVLILNLEFKKETIDSLLKISASSSQIITGKLLAHLCIAWLLFILISFVVFPVFDLGKPETDFSFFILYTLLALSCIGIGMMLSAISDNLLFVVDVALFFTSPAFVFSGFTFPRWAMPWYDQLYADIMPYTHFLDGFIKLYFMELPIGYAIPEMVRLLVFIGITFPVAIIFFQRKINRYLKNHRA